Proteins encoded by one window of Juglans regia cultivar Chandler chromosome 15, Walnut 2.0, whole genome shotgun sequence:
- the LOC109020114 gene encoding universal stress protein YxiE-like yields the protein MAAEILGGGGAETEKKVMVAIDESEYSHYALIWLLDNLKESITKSPLVIFMAQPPTKSNYTYAASLGSARMYCPVSANPEFVASVQENHKKLALAFLEKAKDICASRGVNAKTLTEVGDPSTAICDAVQKFNINLLVLGERGLGKLKRTLLGSVSNYCVQNASCPVLVVRKP from the exons ATGGCTGCCGAGATAttgggaggaggaggagctGAGACTGAGAAGAAGGTGATGGTGGCAATCGATGAGAGCGAGTACAGTCACTATGCTCTGATTTGGTTACTCGACAATCTCAAAGAATCCATAACCAAGTCGCCGCTTGTGATCTTCATGGCTCAACCTCCCACCAAAAGTAATTACACCTACGCTGCATCTCTTGGCTCTGCTCGCATGTACTGCCCTGTTTCAGCCA ATCCAGAATTCGTTGCGTCTGTTCAAGAAAATCATAAGAAGCTGGCCCTGGCTTTTCTGGAGAAAGCTAAGGATATATGTGCTAGTCGTGGG GTAAATGCAAAGACACTTACTGAGGTGGGGGATCCTAGTACAGCCATATGTGATGCAGTTCAAAAGTTCAACATCAATTTACTTGTTTTAGGTGAGCGTGGCCTTGGAAAACTCAAAAG GACTCTTCTAGGGAGCGTTAGCAACTACTGTGTTCAGAATGCAAGTTGCCCTGTCCTTGTTGTGAGGAAACCTTAG